A single Atopobiaceae bacterium DNA region contains:
- the alr gene encoding alanine racemase, which translates to MPQKDCPDTRWSWVEIDQGALRRNTRTLKGLLEPGVSMMAVVKADAYGHGAVPCAKIMHAAGADQFAVATVDEGVALREAGIDWPILVLAEPPESAIETLVQYQIMPSVYTTEFALAYGECAAANEVEGRYHLAIDTGMTRIGVNWQDAVDFRRAIDFHRGLTCAGTFTHFATADVPGDWDFELQYKHFCDAVNALADASLDHGLVHCDNTPATILHPETHLDMCREGIALYGLHPSAATVGKVDLEPVMSVRARVTRAVKPPVGTGVGYGLTYRVPRGNTQIATCSVGYADGLSRTLSGRMDVLVNGQRCHQVGNICMDQFMFAVDVNPIRSLNPAVPVSAGDRVTIIGADGDDRITADDHATLRGTINYEVVCDFGLRLEKIYV; encoded by the coding sequence ATGCCGCAGAAGGACTGTCCTGACACGCGTTGGAGCTGGGTCGAGATCGACCAAGGGGCGTTGCGCCGCAACACGCGCACGCTCAAGGGGCTTCTCGAACCCGGTGTGAGCATGATGGCGGTCGTCAAGGCCGATGCCTATGGCCACGGGGCCGTGCCCTGCGCCAAGATCATGCACGCGGCCGGTGCCGACCAGTTCGCGGTCGCGACCGTCGACGAGGGCGTGGCCCTTCGCGAGGCCGGGATCGACTGGCCCATCCTCGTGCTCGCCGAGCCGCCCGAGTCGGCCATCGAGACGCTGGTGCAGTACCAGATCATGCCGTCGGTCTATACCACGGAGTTCGCCCTCGCCTATGGCGAGTGCGCGGCTGCCAACGAGGTCGAGGGGCGCTATCACCTGGCCATCGACACGGGCATGACCAGGATCGGCGTCAACTGGCAGGATGCGGTCGACTTCCGCCGGGCCATCGACTTCCACCGCGGCCTCACCTGTGCGGGCACCTTCACCCACTTCGCGACGGCCGACGTGCCGGGCGACTGGGACTTCGAGCTCCAGTACAAGCACTTCTGCGATGCCGTGAACGCCCTTGCCGATGCCAGCCTCGACCATGGGCTCGTGCACTGTGACAACACCCCGGCCACGATCCTCCATCCCGAGACCCACCTCGACATGTGCCGCGAGGGAATCGCCCTCTACGGGCTCCACCCCTCTGCGGCGACCGTGGGCAAGGTCGACCTCGAGCCGGTCATGAGCGTGCGCGCCCGCGTGACGCGAGCGGTCAAGCCTCCCGTGGGCACGGGCGTCGGCTATGGCCTCACCTATCGAGTGCCCCGAGGCAACACCCAGATCGCGACCTGCTCGGTGGGCTATGCCGACGGACTCTCTCGCACCCTCTCGGGCCGCATGGACGTGCTCGTGAACGGCCAGCGCTGCCATCAGGTGGGAAACATCTGCATGGACCAGTTCATGTTCGCGGTCGACGTCAACCCCATACGCTCCCTCAACCCTGCCGTGCCCGTCTCGGCGGGTGACCGCGTCACCATCATCGGCGCCGACGGCGACGACCGCATCACGGCCGATGACCATGCGACGCTCCGGGGAACCATCAACTACGAGGTGGTCTGCGACTTCGGCCTGCGCCTCGAGAAGATCTACGTCTAG
- a CDS encoding glutathione peroxidase, which translates to MNLYDFSIHDRDGKDVSLADYRGKVVLVVNTATECGFTPTYADLQALYEKLHDRGLEIIDLPCDQFGHQAPGSADEIHQFCTGRFGVTFPQFDKVEVNGAGEIPLYTWLKSERGFAGFDPDHKITPVLVDILGKADPDWQSDPSIKWNFTKFLVDREGDVVARFEPTADVEKVVEPAVEALL; encoded by the coding sequence ATGAACCTCTATGACTTCAGCATCCATGACCGCGATGGCAAGGACGTCAGCTTGGCCGACTACCGTGGCAAGGTGGTGCTTGTGGTGAACACCGCCACCGAGTGCGGATTCACGCCCACCTACGCCGACCTGCAGGCCCTCTACGAGAAACTCCACGACCGCGGCCTCGAGATCATCGACCTGCCCTGCGACCAGTTCGGCCATCAGGCGCCAGGGTCGGCCGACGAGATCCACCAGTTCTGCACCGGCCGCTTCGGCGTCACGTTCCCGCAGTTCGACAAGGTCGAGGTCAATGGCGCAGGCGAGATACCCCTCTACACCTGGCTCAAGTCCGAGAGGGGCTTTGCCGGCTTCGACCCTGACCACAAGATCACGCCGGTGCTCGTGGACATCCTCGGCAAGGCGGACCCTGACTGGCAGAGCGACCCGTCCATCAAGTGGAACTTCACCAAGTTCCTGGTCGACCGCGAGGGCGACGTGGTGGCGCGCTTCGAGCCCACGGCCGACGTCGAGAAGGTCGTCGAACCTGCCGTGGAGGCGCTGCTCTAA
- the tsaD gene encoding tRNA (adenosine(37)-N6)-threonylcarbamoyltransferase complex transferase subunit TsaD, which produces MLVLALDTSTDMLAAAACEWTPHASGASIEMLASGDHLCRRHANVELVSTCQELLARAGHAMADVDAVLVGRGPGSFTGVRIGIATAKGLACGLGCPLHGTSTLDAVAWGAWKAGSRGLVGVVGDAMRREVYPALYQVSDQGPKRLFAVESVSKVDDAVRAWAERDDHGSIQLTGDGLKKYRDRYEAAGLTSVLDESLWHPTGEGLLRAAASPARYSATETGDPALVLPVYTRLSDAEENEAKRLGLSEPPTVALTGCDDALADRHLQLRPMSVNDVAAVATLEADIFKGSPHTPWSAPMLEDDLAQPGHVWWVAHDQGTVVGFAGGRLAGPDLEVLDVAVSSDRRRQGIAERLLARVAYDGQMLGAETCSLEVAVDNAPARALYDQLHMAQTGRRRDYYAKGEDALILVARLPLEVPANASRPEPRASIRPWPIECAPRSDEAASAIASAGDLVLAIESSCDETAMAVIDGSGTIVSSVVATQIDFHARFGGVVPEIASRKHVEAVVGVYEEAMAQAGAHFGVDTLVPADLAAVGVTQGPGLVGALVVGIAFAKGLASAASLPLVGVNHLEGHLLANLFETPDLTPPFVASLVSGGHTMLVCVRGWGDYEVLGETIDDAVGEAFDKVAKALGLGYPGGPVISKLAAQGNPKAVRFPRAMMHSHDYRFSLSGLKTSVITYIQGQNKAGRAIDLPDLAASFEAAVIDVQVAKAVTAVEECGVTDFCVGGGVAANPQLRAAYQKAFSRRGVRVTVPPLSACTDNAAMIALVAARRLAAGQTADLTMDADPNMSL; this is translated from the coding sequence ATGCTCGTGCTCGCCCTTGATACCTCGACTGACATGTTGGCAGCGGCCGCCTGCGAGTGGACGCCCCATGCCTCCGGCGCCTCCATCGAGATGCTCGCCTCGGGCGACCACCTCTGCCGCAGGCATGCCAACGTGGAGCTCGTCTCCACCTGCCAGGAGCTGCTCGCGCGTGCCGGACATGCCATGGCCGACGTCGATGCCGTGCTCGTGGGACGTGGCCCCGGCTCGTTCACGGGGGTGCGCATCGGCATCGCCACGGCCAAGGGCCTGGCGTGCGGCCTGGGATGTCCCCTCCACGGGACCTCGACGCTCGATGCCGTCGCCTGGGGCGCCTGGAAGGCTGGCTCGCGCGGCCTCGTGGGCGTCGTGGGCGACGCCATGCGCCGCGAGGTCTATCCTGCCCTCTACCAGGTGAGCGACCAGGGACCCAAGCGCCTCTTCGCCGTGGAGTCGGTCTCGAAGGTCGACGACGCCGTGCGCGCATGGGCCGAGCGCGACGACCATGGCTCGATCCAGCTCACCGGTGACGGCCTCAAGAAGTATCGCGACCGGTACGAGGCGGCAGGCCTCACCTCCGTGCTCGACGAGTCGCTCTGGCATCCTACGGGCGAGGGGCTGCTCCGCGCCGCCGCCTCACCCGCGCGCTACTCTGCCACCGAGACGGGCGACCCTGCGCTCGTGCTCCCCGTGTACACGCGCCTCTCGGATGCCGAGGAGAACGAGGCGAAGCGCCTCGGCCTGTCCGAGCCGCCCACGGTGGCGCTCACCGGCTGCGACGACGCGCTTGCCGACAGGCACCTCCAGCTCAGGCCCATGTCGGTGAACGACGTGGCGGCCGTGGCCACCCTCGAGGCGGACATCTTCAAGGGAAGCCCCCACACGCCGTGGTCCGCCCCCATGCTCGAGGACGACCTGGCCCAGCCGGGGCATGTCTGGTGGGTCGCGCATGACCAGGGCACGGTCGTGGGCTTTGCCGGCGGCAGGCTTGCCGGCCCCGACCTCGAGGTCCTTGACGTCGCCGTGTCATCGGACCGTCGCAGGCAGGGCATCGCCGAGCGCCTTCTCGCCCGTGTGGCCTATGACGGGCAGATGCTCGGTGCCGAGACCTGCTCGCTCGAGGTCGCCGTGGACAACGCACCGGCACGGGCCCTCTACGACCAGCTCCACATGGCCCAGACGGGCCGTCGTCGTGACTACTATGCCAAGGGGGAGGATGCCCTCATCCTCGTGGCGCGGCTTCCGCTCGAGGTCCCGGCCAACGCGAGCCGTCCCGAGCCCCGTGCCTCCATCCGTCCCTGGCCCATCGAGTGCGCGCCGCGCAGCGACGAGGCGGCATCCGCCATCGCCTCCGCAGGCGACCTCGTGCTCGCCATCGAGTCGTCCTGTGACGAGACCGCCATGGCCGTCATCGACGGCTCCGGCACGATCGTCTCGAGCGTCGTGGCCACCCAGATCGATTTCCATGCCCGCTTCGGCGGCGTCGTCCCCGAGATCGCCTCGCGCAAGCACGTCGAGGCCGTGGTCGGCGTCTACGAGGAGGCCATGGCACAGGCAGGCGCGCACTTCGGTGTGGACACGCTCGTCCCCGCCGACCTCGCCGCCGTGGGCGTGACCCAGGGGCCCGGCCTCGTGGGTGCGCTCGTGGTGGGCATCGCCTTCGCGAAGGGCCTTGCCTCCGCGGCGAGCCTGCCGCTCGTCGGGGTCAACCACCTCGAGGGGCACCTCCTCGCGAACCTCTTCGAGACCCCCGACCTCACGCCGCCCTTCGTGGCGAGCCTGGTCTCGGGTGGTCACACCATGCTCGTGTGCGTGCGTGGCTGGGGCGACTACGAGGTCCTCGGCGAGACCATCGACGACGCGGTGGGGGAGGCCTTCGACAAGGTCGCCAAGGCCCTGGGGCTCGGGTACCCCGGTGGCCCCGTCATCAGCAAGCTCGCTGCCCAGGGCAATCCCAAGGCCGTGCGCTTCCCCCGTGCCATGATGCACAGCCACGACTATCGCTTCTCGCTCTCGGGCCTCAAGACCTCGGTCATAACCTACATCCAGGGCCAGAACAAGGCCGGCCGTGCCATCGACCTTCCCGACCTGGCCGCATCCTTCGAGGCCGCCGTCATCGACGTGCAGGTGGCCAAGGCGGTCACGGCCGTGGAGGAGTGTGGGGTCACGGACTTCTGCGTGGGCGGGGGAGTCGCTGCGAACCCTCAGCTCCGCGCCGCATACCAGAAGGCCTTCTCGCGCCGTGGCGTCCGCGTGACGGTGCCGCCCCTCTCGGCATGCACGGACAACGCAGCCATGATCGCGTTGGTGGCGGCCCGGAGGCTCGCTGCGGGACAGACGGCCGACCTCACGATGGACGCCGACCCTAACATGAGCCTGTAG
- a CDS encoding M20/M25/M40 family metallo-hydrolase, with translation MAEVWRYFAHEDDYPDLDTDACCERLAGVLRFPTIAQVDLAATDWEPFEAQLSYLEERFPRTFAAGTLEVFDHSVMLTLPGTDASLRPAMLMAHQDVVPVMPGTEGDWTHGPFEGFLDGTYVWGRGSVDMKDQLMGELEACEYLLAHGSSLARPLMFCFGCDEEVQQTGGRRLGHILEERGVRLEYLLDEGDYVIPTADAMGAPGVPVLFVSLAEKGYCDLRLTARGAGGHSSNPFGGTTLGRLSQAVAAVVAEPWAVGLVECDREMLAALAPQVTEEPLASLVRGGRASVDAHADEIAQVLASQRETFPYVATTVAPTMCVGGSTASNVMPQDMFAVIDLRAIEGDTQEGMLRRCQELAAPFDVDVELYFVGNDPSATSRADGYGFAHLAASAGRYFEDPATGRPITVAPNLAVAASDARMYECVCDSCLRMSVFMVDGDESARGVHGTDERITRRAYVQGIRVLIDLLEHTCVEP, from the coding sequence ATGGCTGAGGTCTGGCGCTACTTCGCCCACGAGGACGACTATCCCGACCTCGACACGGACGCCTGCTGCGAACGCCTGGCGGGCGTGCTACGCTTCCCCACCATCGCCCAGGTCGACCTCGCGGCCACCGACTGGGAGCCCTTCGAGGCGCAGCTCTCCTATCTTGAGGAGCGCTTCCCCCGCACCTTCGCCGCGGGTACGCTCGAGGTATTCGACCACTCCGTCATGCTCACGCTCCCCGGTACCGACGCGTCGCTCCGCCCGGCGATGCTCATGGCCCATCAGGACGTGGTGCCTGTGATGCCAGGTACGGAGGGCGACTGGACGCATGGCCCCTTCGAGGGCTTCCTGGACGGGACCTACGTCTGGGGACGCGGCTCGGTCGACATGAAGGACCAGCTCATGGGTGAGCTCGAGGCCTGCGAGTACCTGCTCGCGCATGGCTCCTCGCTCGCGCGGCCCCTCATGTTCTGCTTCGGCTGTGACGAGGAGGTCCAGCAGACGGGCGGACGCCGGCTGGGACACATCCTCGAGGAGCGCGGGGTACGCCTCGAGTACCTCCTCGACGAGGGCGACTACGTGATTCCGACGGCTGACGCGATGGGGGCGCCGGGCGTGCCGGTGCTCTTCGTGAGCCTCGCCGAGAAGGGCTACTGCGACCTGCGCCTCACCGCCCGAGGTGCCGGCGGCCATTCCTCGAACCCCTTCGGGGGGACCACGCTCGGGCGGCTCTCGCAGGCCGTCGCGGCCGTCGTCGCCGAGCCGTGGGCCGTGGGCCTCGTGGAGTGCGACCGCGAGATGCTCGCCGCGCTCGCACCGCAGGTCACGGAGGAGCCGCTGGCGTCGTTGGTGCGAGGGGGCCGTGCCTCGGTCGATGCCCACGCGGACGAGATCGCGCAGGTGCTCGCCTCCCAGCGTGAGACCTTCCCCTACGTGGCCACCACGGTGGCACCTACGATGTGCGTGGGCGGCTCGACGGCCTCCAACGTGATGCCCCAGGACATGTTCGCCGTCATCGACCTCAGGGCCATCGAGGGCGACACCCAGGAGGGTATGCTCAGGCGTTGCCAGGAGCTTGCGGCGCCGTTCGACGTCGACGTGGAGCTCTACTTCGTGGGCAACGACCCCTCGGCCACCTCGCGCGCCGATGGCTACGGGTTCGCGCACCTGGCCGCCTCCGCCGGCCGCTACTTCGAGGACCCTGCCACGGGACGCCCGATCACCGTGGCACCCAACCTGGCCGTGGCCGCGAGCGATGCCCGCATGTACGAGTGCGTGTGCGACTCCTGCCTGCGCATGAGCGTCTTCATGGTGGACGGCGACGAGTCGGCGCGAGGCGTGCACGGGACCGACGAGCGCATCACGCGACGGGCCTACGTGCAGGGGATCCGTGTGCTCATCGACCTCCTCGAGCACACCTGCGTGGAGCCGTAG
- a CDS encoding uracil-DNA glycosylase, which produces MSRLVIPGHDHQKPREVSLEEISSLMGDCHLCPLGDTRTTLVFGTGNPHARVMFVGEGPGKNEDKTGIPFVGAAGHKLDALLEIAGIRREDIYIANVVKCRPPGNRNPQPTEIEACSPFLREQIRSIWPDVIVCLGNFAAHFVLHTDVGITQLRGRMHETGHFHVLPVYHPAAAIYDQSKQEVLEADFAMLGEWLKAHPANDAPVEHGDATAEMGTAVRTKGQTRRGTEAPDGR; this is translated from the coding sequence ATGTCCAGGTTGGTCATACCGGGTCACGACCATCAGAAGCCGCGCGAGGTCTCGCTCGAGGAGATCTCGTCGCTCATGGGCGACTGCCACCTGTGCCCTCTCGGTGACACGCGCACCACGCTGGTCTTCGGCACGGGCAACCCCCATGCCCGCGTGATGTTCGTGGGCGAGGGGCCCGGTAAGAACGAGGACAAGACCGGCATCCCCTTCGTGGGTGCCGCCGGCCACAAGCTCGACGCCCTTCTCGAGATCGCGGGCATCCGTCGTGAGGACATCTACATCGCCAACGTGGTGAAGTGCCGCCCTCCCGGAAACCGCAACCCCCAGCCGACCGAGATCGAGGCCTGCTCGCCGTTCCTGCGCGAGCAGATCAGGTCCATCTGGCCTGACGTCATCGTCTGCCTCGGCAACTTCGCGGCCCACTTCGTGCTGCACACGGACGTGGGCATCACCCAGCTGCGCGGGCGCATGCACGAGACGGGCCACTTCCATGTGCTCCCCGTCTACCATCCCGCCGCGGCGATCTATGACCAGTCGAAGCAGGAGGTGCTCGAGGCCGACTTCGCGATGCTGGGTGAGTGGCTCAAGGCACATCCCGCCAACGATGCCCCCGTCGAGCATGGGGATGCCACCGCAGAGATGGGCACCGCCGTTCGTACGAAGGGCCAGACCCGGCGCGGCACGGAGGCGCCCGATGGGCGCTGA
- the tsaE gene encoding tRNA (adenosine(37)-N6)-threonylcarbamoyltransferase complex ATPase subunit type 1 TsaE: MGADLRRTGAGTYVSTSPEATIELGRILGTLLGADDLLILTGDLGAGKTQLTKGVARGMGVADEVTSPTFNIEVTHEGAETDLHHFDLYRLDDASQLGDAGVYDALDGDGPCLVEWGEAFADELGDERVDVTLERLDDEVAANVEPPRSITFEPHGTEATRLVLSLDAAFDATICKES, encoded by the coding sequence ATGGGCGCTGACCTCCGACGCACGGGTGCGGGCACCTATGTCTCGACCTCGCCTGAGGCGACCATCGAGCTCGGCCGGATCCTCGGGACCCTGCTCGGCGCGGACGACCTCCTCATCCTCACCGGCGACCTCGGTGCTGGCAAGACCCAGCTCACCAAGGGCGTCGCCCGGGGCATGGGCGTGGCCGACGAGGTCACCAGCCCCACCTTCAACATCGAGGTCACCCACGAGGGTGCCGAGACGGACCTCCATCACTTCGACCTCTATCGTCTCGACGATGCCAGCCAGCTCGGCGATGCCGGTGTGTATGACGCGCTGGACGGTGACGGTCCCTGCCTGGTCGAGTGGGGCGAGGCGTTCGCCGACGAGCTCGGTGACGAGCGGGTCGACGTGACGCTCGAGCGCCTCGACGACGAGGTCGCCGCAAACGTCGAGCCTCCCCGTTCCATCACGTTCGAGCCCCACGGCACCGAGGCCACCCGGCTCGTCCTGTCCCTCGACGCGGCGTTCGACGCCACCATCTGCAAGGAGTCCTGA
- a CDS encoding NAD(+) synthase, whose product MHDGFVAVAAVTPHVRVADVAYNVRSAEEAVRTAAGTGARVVVLPELCVTAYTCEDLFWQDQLLDAAERGLATLAADLADVDAVVLAGVPLRVNAKLYNCCAVLAHGRILGVVPKRAIPTYNEFYEGRHFSAGPADVCRIDVAGQSGVSFGARQLFRCADMPSLVLGVEVCEDLWVPEPPSIGLACAGATVVCNLSASNDLVGKASYRHELVCGQSARLVCAYLYASAGWGESTQDIVFGGHDLVCENGRVLAESRPFGEGVAASEVDVALLAAERRRMSTYLTSPSAEAAGYVVSDFTLDPVETRLTRFVDPHPFVPDDPASRAERCEDILAIQAHGLARRLQHTGSSRAVVGVSGGLDSTLALLVSARAFDLLGLPRVGILAVTMPGFGTTDRTHGNASSLAEALGCELREVGIAASVRQHFADIGHDEATHDVTYENAQARERTQILMDLSNQEGGIVVGTGDLSELALGWATYNADHMSMYGVNAGVPKTLVRHLVRHVADTCGDDALATVLADVLATPVSPELLPATADGTISQRTEDLVGPYELHDFFLYGMLRQGFGPAKVYRLARVAFDGTHGARAYPASTILSWEKVFYRRFFAQQFKRSCLPDGPKVGSVAVSPRGDLRMPSDASRAVWQAELDQLV is encoded by the coding sequence ATGCACGACGGGTTCGTGGCGGTGGCGGCGGTCACGCCGCATGTGCGTGTGGCTGACGTGGCCTATAACGTCCGGTCCGCAGAGGAGGCCGTGCGCACGGCGGCGGGCACCGGCGCCCGCGTGGTCGTGCTCCCGGAGCTCTGCGTCACGGCCTACACCTGCGAGGACCTCTTCTGGCAGGACCAGCTTCTCGATGCTGCCGAGAGGGGTCTTGCCACCCTGGCCGCCGACCTCGCCGACGTCGATGCGGTCGTGCTCGCGGGTGTTCCCCTGCGGGTCAACGCCAAGCTCTACAACTGCTGCGCCGTCCTGGCCCACGGACGCATCCTCGGCGTGGTGCCCAAGCGGGCCATCCCCACCTACAACGAGTTCTACGAGGGCCGTCACTTCTCGGCTGGTCCTGCGGACGTCTGCCGCATCGACGTCGCGGGCCAGTCTGGCGTGTCCTTCGGGGCCCGGCAGCTCTTCCGCTGCGCCGACATGCCGTCGCTCGTGCTCGGCGTCGAGGTCTGCGAGGACCTCTGGGTGCCCGAGCCGCCCTCCATCGGGCTTGCGTGCGCCGGTGCCACCGTGGTCTGCAACCTCTCGGCCTCGAACGACCTCGTCGGCAAGGCCAGCTACCGTCATGAGCTCGTATGCGGCCAGAGCGCCCGCCTCGTGTGCGCGTACCTCTATGCGAGCGCGGGCTGGGGCGAGTCCACCCAGGACATCGTCTTCGGCGGCCATGACCTGGTCTGCGAGAACGGCCGCGTGCTTGCGGAGTCGCGCCCGTTCGGGGAGGGCGTCGCCGCGAGCGAGGTCGACGTGGCGCTCCTCGCGGCCGAGCGCCGGCGCATGTCGACGTATCTGACGAGCCCGTCTGCCGAGGCTGCGGGCTACGTGGTGAGCGACTTCACGCTCGACCCCGTCGAGACGCGGCTCACTCGCTTCGTCGACCCGCACCCCTTCGTTCCCGATGACCCCGCGAGCAGGGCCGAGCGGTGCGAGGACATCCTCGCCATCCAGGCGCACGGACTGGCCAGGCGCCTGCAGCACACCGGGAGCAGCCGCGCGGTGGTGGGGGTGTCGGGCGGGCTTGACTCCACGCTGGCGCTTCTCGTGAGCGCACGCGCCTTCGACCTGCTGGGACTCCCCCGTGTGGGGATCCTGGCCGTCACCATGCCGGGCTTCGGCACCACGGATCGCACGCATGGCAACGCCTCCTCTCTTGCGGAGGCCCTGGGCTGCGAGCTCCGTGAGGTGGGCATCGCCGCCTCGGTGCGGCAGCACTTCGCCGACATCGGCCACGATGAGGCCACGCACGACGTCACCTACGAGAACGCGCAGGCGCGAGAGCGTACGCAGATCCTCATGGACCTCTCCAACCAGGAGGGGGGCATCGTGGTGGGCACGGGAGACCTCTCCGAGCTCGCGCTGGGTTGGGCCACCTACAACGCGGACCACATGTCGATGTACGGCGTGAACGCCGGCGTCCCCAAGACGCTCGTCCGACACCTGGTGCGTCATGTGGCCGACACCTGCGGGGACGATGCCCTGGCCACGGTGCTTGCCGACGTGCTCGCCACGCCCGTCTCGCCCGAGCTCCTGCCGGCCACGGCCGACGGCACCATCTCGCAGCGCACGGAGGACCTCGTGGGACCCTATGAGCTGCATGACTTCTTCCTCTATGGGATGCTCCGCCAGGGGTTCGGCCCGGCCAAGGTCTATCGCCTCGCGCGTGTGGCCTTCGACGGCACCCATGGCGCGCGGGCCTATCCTGCCTCGACGATACTCTCGTGGGAGAAGGTCTTCTACCGGCGCTTCTTCGCCCAGCAGTTCAAGCGCAGCTGCCTGCCTGACGGCCCCAAGGTGGGCTCGGTGGCCGTGAGCCCGCGTGGCGACCTGCGCATGCCGAGCGACGCGAGCCGCGCGGTGTGGCAGGCGGAGCTCGACCAGCTGGTGTAG